A genomic segment from Candidatus Parvarchaeota archaeon encodes:
- a CDS encoding ATPase, whose protein sequence is MGTGIIAFASAFAIGLSAIATAWAQATIGAAAMGVIAEKPEEASKLLVYIALPETIIILGFVVGLLLSFKIG, encoded by the coding sequence ATCGGAACTGGTATCATTGCATTTGCATCCGCATTTGCAATTGGATTGAGTGCAATAGCAACAGCATGGGCGCAGGCAACAATTGGCGCTGCAGCCATGGGCGTTATCGCCGAAAAGCCGGAGGAGGCCTCAAAGCTCCTTGTTTACATAGCGCTTCCTGAAACCATCATCATCCTTGGTTTTGTGGTGGGCTTGCTGCTCTCGTTCAAAATCGGCTAG